TTTGGTAGGAGTAATATAAAAACGCGGTGCAATAAATTACACCGCGCCCGCGCTTAATAACGATTGCGAGTCGATTACTAAGCACTTTGTCCACACTGAGATTACCAGTATGTACACTATGAAAATTATACAGCATTTTCACATCTATAAACAATTGATATTGTTTATATTTCTATTGCTGTCTGTTTGCTCAGTGTGGTCTATTAACCTTCACTTTAGAGCTTACAGATATGTACGCAAATACTAATCAATACCCCGCAATACAATCAAGCCCTACCATTACACCCGCTTTACATGTTATCGGTGTAGGCATGTTGCTTGTGGGTATAGGCACGGCTATTTATCTTTATCAGTCTTTTGCCGTCACTCCTTTAGAAAAAGTCATTTATGGCTTTATCGGTTTTTTCTTTTCGCTTCTCAGTGGCGTTTTACCCGTTGCTAGTCATCATTTAGGGCGGGCGGGTTATGGTTCTCTTTCGATTGTTGCGTGGCTTATTTGGGCTACGGTGTGTTTTACGATAGGCACACAAACACATCTTGGCTTTATGGCGAATTCGCAAGCCCATTATGAGCAGGAAACTGCTAGAAATAGCCTAGCCTCACAAGTCGCTAAGAATGACTTAGAACAGGCAAGTAAACGTATTGAATCGCTTGCGATTGATGAAAGTGTCGTTAATGAGTCTAAAGCGAAAATTGATGAAATTAATCAGGCGATTAATGCAATTGTCGCTAGTTTTAGCGGGTATATGTCGTATAGCAACGGGGTATGCACGCCAAAGACTGACAGTAAGGGGGTGCAATTTAAATCACGGGCTAATGAGGCGTGTGCTCAAATACAGCCCTTGCTTGCTGATTTGAATAAACACAGTGGGGTTGTTTCTCAGTTTAATCAGTATCAGCTTGCTTTAACCGCTAAGGGTCAAGCATTAACTGCTATGCAATCGGCGGGCGTGGTGTCTAATTCAGATAGTCTTGTACATCCTTTATTCGTAACGCAAGCAAGCCTATTGTCTTTTAAGCCTTCATTTATGCAAGCCTTATTCTTGGCTTTTTCTGCCGTTGCTTATGAAGTCTTAACGGCTATTGTCTTGTTGTTTGCTTCTAAGTTGTCCACTCCTTTAATGCCTCAATTTGTCAGTGCAGGCTACCAAGTCAATACGCAACCTAGCCGCGCTCAATTGCCTAGTGCAGGCAATCATGATGCATCCTTGCATCATGCAATGCGTAATGCAGGCAATCATCAGCATGATGTTGTTGATTTGTTTTTGCCCGTTGATAACCCGCCTGATACGTCATTGCATGATGCATCCTTGCATAATGCAGGCGTGCATAACGCAATGCGTAACGCATTGCATAACGCAAGCCCTGATACAGCCAATAGTGACGATTGCACCCCTGATAATGAACCGCTCAATACGTCATTGCATGATGCAAGCGTGCATAACGCAACTGATAGAAAAGTGGTAGGACAGACTTATCAGTGCGTAGCGTGTGGACAGGATTATCAGGCTCGAACTGTCTGGCAAAAGTATTGCCCTGATTGCGGCACTTCTAAGCGTTCTCAGTTTAAGAAAGCTAAGGGGTAATCATGAATTATCAACTTGTGTTTGATAAGGCTGTAAATCACTGGAAAGCAGGGAAGTTAAGCGATAGGGAATTGAATTGTTACATCACGGGTGCATTCAACGCTTTTGCTATTGCTACACATAACAATGATGTTGTTAAACAATGCTTATCGCAGTATTTGGGGTTGTCAGATAGCCTCGACGCTCAATTAAAGGCTTTAAAAGCGCGGGGCGTAGTGTCTAGCAGAGAATGGCTTAGATATATCCCTGCAAGTGAAATTGACTTTATCGAGCGTGATGAAAAATTTGGGGGACCGCATTACCTCATGGTATTAGAAAACGGTAAACGTGTTCAACTTACAAGCTTCTTTCAACCTGTCGATATAGCCATTAGAGAGTTTATAGGGACAAGATTCTACAAAGATATTTTTGTAGAAAGCAGTAAGGGACTAGGAATTGTAATAGAAGCAACTCGCACAAATTCAGATTATTATCAGATTGTTATGCGTATTGTTGCAATACACATTGCTGGAAAAGATAAAAGTATCGGCGATATAAGCCTACTTAATGAATGTCTTCGTAGTTAGGTATTTAACCGCGCCCGCGTTTTTTAACGTGGGCGTATTCATTTGTAACGTTTTTTTGAGGTAGGACTCATGACTGATAAGGCTTACATCGATGTAGAAATTCTTTTTCATCAATTGCGAAAAAAGTTGCTTATTATTGAATCAGCTTGTTTTTCACTAAACGAAATTCTATACGAAAATAGAGGGGTTTATTCAAATCACGCAATTTCTGCATTAGCAGGAGATGCCTTAGACGATTTGGGCGCAATTGAAGATGCAATGGATGCAAAAATGTCTCAAAAAATATGATGCAGTAGGTATAACTGCATCAATTACTGATGCAGTAGGTATAACTGCATCAATTACTGATGCAGTAGGTATAACTGCATCAATTACTGATGCAGTTATATAGCTAATAGATTAATTAATATAATTATTATTTTTTATGAAGTGTTCCAACAGTTAGTGCACTTAATAAATATTATTTACATGATTTTTCATTTATTTTCATAGTAAATGTTTTTATTTGATAACAACTTACTTATTCAGTAAAATCATATTTTTCTATTCATAGTAATTAAGCCGTGTGCTGGCTTCCAATAGGCATAAAAAAACCCTGAATTGCAAGTTTTCGACACTCAATTCAGGGTTACTATTCACTAAAAAATCGTATATGTAGGAACTACTAAGTCGTTATTATAGCTCATTTAAATACGAAAAAACAGGGGTTTTATTCCAGTAAAACCCCTTTGTATAGAATAGAGCAGTATGTAAATGTTTTAAATAGCTTTAAATATGTAAATATTTACATTAATCAAAATAATTAACGGTTTATCTGTAGTTTCCTGCTTTTACGAGTAGGAAAAATTTTCATGACTTCTTATCAACAATGGTTAATCGATAATCAACTCGCTATAGAATCAGACATTTATACTCACGCGCTTAACTGGTTAAATCAACAAGCGAGTGCAGACAATCACGATACAATCAGTACATTATCTTGTAATACTGATGATTTCATAACGTTATCAGTCAATGGAAAAACCGCAAAGAGTAAAGCGGGTTACAAGGTAATTAAAACCGTACAACGCAATAAACCCGTTTTAAACGTGCTTTATAACCATTTTAAAAACGGTCAATCTACGTATCAAAGCACTGCCCGCGTTAAAGAGTTATGGGAAGCGTTTAAGCTCAATAAACAGCCTTTACAGGCTGCTAAACCCATTACACAAACTATTCCCATATCCACACCACAAACCACTAAATCAACAGTTACCAGTGATTTAACAAAGTTCGATAAATTGCCTGTAACAGGTGTTAGTGAGTATCTAAACCGTAAGCAAATAGCCGTTAAATTGCCCGTTGAATTGCGTTTTAGTAACGATAAGCTAGGCAAATATATTGCCCTATTGGTAACTGATATTGAGGGCAATAAACGCGGTTTACAGCGCATTTATGACAACGGCGATAAACGTTTTAGCACTGGTTTAAAAAAACAGGGTGGATTTATTGCCATTGGTGACTATACAACAGCCCTGAATATCGCTATTTGTGAGGGATTCGCAACGGGTGCAAGCATACATCTTGCAACGGGTTATGCTGTTTTGTGTGCTTTAGACGCGGGCAATATTGGCAATGTTGCGACTCATTTAAAATCTTGGCTTACCACTAAGGGAAAATATACTGTTAATGTCGTTGTTTGTGCAGACAATGACATTAACAATTCTGAAAATGTGGGATTAAATAAAGCCTTGAATGCTTGCCAAAATACGGGCTTTAAACTTGCCTATCCAAAATCTGACAATTCTAAAGATTTTAATGATTTACATATTGAGTCTAGTTTAGAAGCAATTAAGCCGTGCATTGATAATGCAACGGTAGAGAACATTGCAACTAAGACGAAAAAGGCGATTAAGAACCCGCCTACGCCCGCGCCTGCACTGGATATTGAAGCGATAAATTCCACTGAGAACACGCCCGCGCCCGTTCTGAAAAAACGTAAGTATGTTTTTTGGTACGTTAATAAGAAAGGTGAATTAAAAATAAGTAACGTTGATTTCTTGAATTTCCTAGAAAAAAGCGGATTCTCTCGCATTTACTTGAACCCGTTAGAATCAACCTTAGTGCAGATTTTCAATAACTCATTGATAGAGGAGGCAAGCGCGGAAAAAATCAGAGATTTTACATTAAGTTATGTTGACAGTTTAGACGGTGTTATCACTGAAAAACATGACGCTAGGGATTTAAGAAGCGCACTTATTAAGGCAAGCAATGTTTATTTTGGTCATGCTGTATTATCTTGCTTAAAACCGCTTAAAAAACCGTTTATTACTGACAGTAAAACAAGTTCATACGTGTTTTATCGTAATGCTGTAGTCGTGGTGACTAAGGACAGTATTGATACTATTCCTTATTCACAACTAAATGGAATTATTTGGAAAGATTCCGTTTTAGACCGTGATATCGAGTTATTGCCTAAGTCTGAATTGCGCAATGGCATGTTTGCCCGTTTTCAATATAACGTGTGTTCGCCCGCTGATGTTAGAAAAAAACCGCCTACCAATGAGCAGAAACAGCTTATAAATAAACGCTTCTCAGTGCTAAAAAGCACTATGGGCTATCTAATGCACCGCTTTTGTAATCCTAACCAATTAAAAGCAACGGTGTTTTGTGATGAAAAAGTAAGCGACTTAGGCAATGAAGGGCGTAGCGGTAAAGGGTTAAGCATGTCTGCTATAAGACAATTTCGCAACGTCACGATTATCGATGGCAAATCTTTTGACTCAGGAAATCGCTTTAAATTTCAACATGCTACGCCGTCAACGGAAGTCATTTTTTTTGATGATATTGATAAGAATTTCAAACTTGAAGTTTTTTATTCAGTTTTATCAGAAATATCATTAGGTTCTCTCACAATTGAACGTAAGAATTCCCCACTTATTCCCCTGAAACAGGCTATAAAGGTAGCAATGACGACTAACCACACGATAAGGGGAGATAGTGCAAGTCATAGAGCACGCAAGCATGAAATTGAATTGTCTTATTATTATGATGACAAATTCACGCCCGCCGTCGAGTTTAGTTGCATGTTCTTTAGTGAGTGGGATAAATCAGAATGGTTACTTTTTGATAATTACATGTTGCACTGTTTACAGTTTTATCTTGAGCGCGGTTTGATTGAACCTGTTGTTATTAATCTGAAATTACGTAAATTACTCGATGAAACCGCTCACGAGTTTGTCGAGTTTGCTGATGACATACCACGCAACGAAAAATTTGATAAATCAGTTGTTTATGACAACTTTATAGAAGAATATCCCGACTTTAATCGCGGCTATAAAGCCATTAAACAACGGACTTTCACAAACTGGCTAAAAATGTACTGTGATTATAAGGGGTTAAAGTTCTCTGAATCACGGGGTCACACTAATTGTTATTTCACTCTCTCAGGGGTGGAAGTCGATAAACAGACAACGCACACACCCGACTTTATCGTTAATGATAACTCTCAGACTAATGATTTTATTGATATTATTAGCGTTGAATATCATGACTGGTGCAAGACTGAAATTAATAAACTGCCTTACCCCAAATCGACACATATTGCTGTTTGTGAATGTTTGACACGCTTCAAGCATGAATCAAAAGACTACAATATTAACGACTATCTAGCTGATTTAATTACAGCTTTACAGAATGATGTAAAAAACGGCAATGATACAACTCAGTTGATACAACTGATTTATGATTATGGTATCTATTCAACTAATGAAATACCTGTTGTTATACCATTTTAATTTTTAAATACAAAAGATTGAAAAACGCGCTTACCAAAAATAAAGCGCGTTTTTTTTGTCTGCGTATTATGTAAAAAAACACTTATTACGCAATATATTTTTTTATGAAAAAATACTTAACTAATTATTTTTTATTATTTTTTTAATAATTTCACACATAAAAACATAATTGTATCTTATTGTTTTTATTGTGGCGTAATATCGTAATAATAAATATCACTATCTAATAACACACCTGTTGTTTGTTTGTTTTTTTTCTTCATTCCCCACTTTTCTATTATAGTGTGTATCCACTATCTTTATTTTCTTATTACGATATTACGCAAATTAATAAAAACAGTAGGTTATGTTTTTTTTTTGCGCGTATTAAGTGGCGTAATATGTCTTTTTTACATAATACGCAAAAATAAAAAAACCTTGTCGCTTTAGGCGACAGATAAAAAGCGGGTCGTGTCGCCAAATTCAAAAAATTACCGTTGATTTTATTGATAAAGATGTTTGAAAAAGCGACAAAGCGACCGACAAATTTTGTGAAAAATCGATAAATTTTCACGTTTTGCGCGTCTATAGACGACCGCTTAAGCGGTGTGTGAAAGAACCTAAAGCTAGGTTTTTGACAGAGAAATTACAGAAAAAACGCTATTTTTTAGCAGAAAAACAGCCTTATTTCGCGTTATTTTCAATTTATCAATACGTTCACAAGCCATTTACAATAATGTTTCTAATCAGCTTTTTTACCTTTTATTTAACTTACAAAATGCTCCCCCCCTCCCCCTGCAATCACGCTATATCCGTAATAGTCCGTAATAGTCCGTTTTAAATTAATTCCGTTTTAATTTCCGCTAATAGAAAAAATTTTCCTGTAAAAAATTTTCTGGTAACGCGCCGAATAGACCGCGTCCTATGCACGCTATATCTGTGATAGTTCGCTTTAAATTTTTATAAACGAAGTGAAGCGACGATTTTAAAAAGTCTGTATCTAGCCAATAACTGCAAGTTTTTTAAACCCGCAAGCGAATCATTAGAAAGAACCTATTGCACCCGCCCTATGCACTGAGAACCCGCCCACTGGTAACACGCGCCGAATAACACGCGCCGAATAACACGCGCCGAATAACACGCGCCGAATAACACGCGCCGAATAACACGCGCCGAATAACACGCGCCGAATAACACGCGCCGAATAACACGCGCCGAATAACACGCGCCGAATAACACGCGCCGAATAACACGCGCCGAATAACACGCGCCGAATAACACGCGCCGAATAACACGCGCCGAATAACACGCGCCGAATAACACGCGCCGAATAGACCACGTCTAATGCACTGAGAACCCGCCCACTGGTAACACGCGCCGAATAGACAACGCCTTACATACTAAGAACTCGTTCACTGGTAACACGCGCCGAATAACACGCAATAGACACGTTACGAAAAAGAACGACATAACATATATATAAATACATTATTATTTATACAGTATATTGCCTGTAACAACACTATATAATAATTATATTATAGTGCTATATAATCAGCAATTAAATATAGTACTATAAATTTAATTAGTAATGTAATTTATCAATTATATACATATAGTTAAAATCATACATAATAACGCTACGAACACAACTAACTATTGTAGTACTATACAAAAAATAGTATTCGC
The DNA window shown above is from Beggiatoa alba B18LD and carries:
- a CDS encoding toprim domain-containing protein, encoding MTSYQQWLIDNQLAIESDIYTHALNWLNQQASADNHDTISTLSCNTDDFITLSVNGKTAKSKAGYKVIKTVQRNKPVLNVLYNHFKNGQSTYQSTARVKELWEAFKLNKQPLQAAKPITQTIPISTPQTTKSTVTSDLTKFDKLPVTGVSEYLNRKQIAVKLPVELRFSNDKLGKYIALLVTDIEGNKRGLQRIYDNGDKRFSTGLKKQGGFIAIGDYTTALNIAICEGFATGASIHLATGYAVLCALDAGNIGNVATHLKSWLTTKGKYTVNVVVCADNDINNSENVGLNKALNACQNTGFKLAYPKSDNSKDFNDLHIESSLEAIKPCIDNATVENIATKTKKAIKNPPTPAPALDIEAINSTENTPAPVLKKRKYVFWYVNKKGELKISNVDFLNFLEKSGFSRIYLNPLESTLVQIFNNSLIEEASAEKIRDFTLSYVDSLDGVITEKHDARDLRSALIKASNVYFGHAVLSCLKPLKKPFITDSKTSSYVFYRNAVVVVTKDSIDTIPYSQLNGIIWKDSVLDRDIELLPKSELRNGMFARFQYNVCSPADVRKKPPTNEQKQLINKRFSVLKSTMGYLMHRFCNPNQLKATVFCDEKVSDLGNEGRSGKGLSMSAIRQFRNVTIIDGKSFDSGNRFKFQHATPSTEVIFFDDIDKNFKLEVFYSVLSEISLGSLTIERKNSPLIPLKQAIKVAMTTNHTIRGDSASHRARKHEIELSYYYDDKFTPAVEFSCMFFSEWDKSEWLLFDNYMLHCLQFYLERGLIEPVVINLKLRKLLDETAHEFVEFADDIPRNEKFDKSVVYDNFIEEYPDFNRGYKAIKQRTFTNWLKMYCDYKGLKFSESRGHTNCYFTLSGVEVDKQTTHTPDFIVNDNSQTNDFIDIISVEYHDWCKTEINKLPYPKSTHIAVCECLTRFKHESKDYNINDYLADLITALQNDVKNGNDTTQLIQLIYDYGIYSTNEIPVVIPF